One genomic region from Sphingobacterium sp. UGAL515B_05 encodes:
- a CDS encoding AraC family transcriptional regulator: MKLAIKNMVCNRCIMVVENELAKLNLHVKHISLGQVEIEEELTKAESKQLASNFSALGFELIDDKRTVIIEQVKHVVLDLIRNQHNDTPLNLSEIISTKVHHDYNYISNLFSDVEGITIEKYFIGQKIEYVKELLVYDELTLSEIAYKLNYSSVAYLSNQFKKVTGLTPSHFKQIKDNKRKPLDKIND, translated from the coding sequence ATGAAACTTGCAATAAAGAATATGGTATGCAATAGATGCATTATGGTTGTTGAAAATGAATTGGCTAAGCTCAATCTCCATGTTAAGCATATTTCTTTGGGGCAGGTTGAGATTGAAGAAGAGCTGACCAAAGCGGAGAGCAAGCAACTTGCCTCAAATTTTTCGGCACTTGGTTTTGAACTCATTGACGATAAAAGAACCGTCATCATCGAACAAGTAAAACATGTCGTATTGGATCTTATCCGTAATCAACATAACGATACCCCCCTTAATCTTTCCGAAATCATCAGCACGAAGGTGCACCATGATTACAACTACATCTCCAATCTTTTTTCGGATGTTGAAGGCATAACCATCGAAAAATACTTCATCGGCCAGAAAATTGAATATGTCAAAGAGTTATTGGTTTACGATGAACTTACCTTGAGTGAAATTGCCTATAAACTCAATTACTCCAGTGTTGCTTATTTAAGCAATCAATTCAAAAAAGTAACCGGATTGACGCCAAGCCACTTTAAGCAAATCAAAGATAATAAACGCAAACCACTTGATAAGATCAACGACTAA